The region CTTTCGTCGTCGGGTCCTATGCCGCACGCATAGGCTTGGATGCCGTAGGAGGATAAGTCCGTGCATCCAGGGTCGGTGGCGGGGTCCTTAATGGGGTACAGGATCTTCCCTTGGGTGTTGGGCAAAGCTGCGACGCTGAAGCTCCGCTCCGGAAGGTCCACGGTAACCGCAAAGGAGCAGGCGGTGAGAAAAAGGCCCAGCAACGCCCCATAGCCCAGGCGAAAGGGTCCTCGCATGGGCTAGGTATACCTTGGAGGGGCGGGCGGGGTCAAGGTACCATGGGCCCGTATGCACCGCCTGCTCTTCGCCCTGGACCCGGAGGAGGCCCATGAGCTTACCCTTGGGTGGCTTTCCTGGTGGTCCGAGAGGGGGCCTCTCCTGGAGGTCCCCGCCAGGCTCCTGCGGCTAGAAGACCCCAGGCTTCAGGTGGAGGCCTTTGGCCTGCGCTTTCCCAATCCCTTGGGCCTGGCGGCAGGGATGGATAAGGATGCCCGGGCCCTAGGGGCCTGGTGGGCCCTGGGCTTCGGCTTTGCCGAGGTGGGGACCCTAACCCCTAGGCCCCAGGAGGGAAACCCCAGGCCCAGGCTTTTCCGCTTGGTGGAGGATAGGGCCCTCATCAACCGCATGGGCTTCAACAACCGGGGGGCGGAGGAGGCGGCCAAGAGGCTTAAGCGGTTCCGGGAACGGGGGCTTTCCTTCCCCGTGGGGGTGAACCTGGGCAAGAACCGGGATACCCCCTTGGAAAGGGCGGCGGAGGACTACCTAAAGGCCTTAGAGGTCCTGGAGCCTTATGGGGATTACTTCGTCCTCAACGTGAGCTCTCCCAACACCCCAGGGCTACGCACCCTG is a window of Thermus neutrinimicus DNA encoding:
- a CDS encoding quinone-dependent dihydroorotate dehydrogenase, whose product is MHRLLFALDPEEAHELTLGWLSWWSERGPLLEVPARLLRLEDPRLQVEAFGLRFPNPLGLAAGMDKDARALGAWWALGFGFAEVGTLTPRPQEGNPRPRLFRLVEDRALINRMGFNNRGAEEAAKRLKRFRERGLSFPVGVNLGKNRDTPLERAAEDYLKALEVLEPYGDYFVLNVSSPNTPGLRTLQEGPFLDELLSRLRPGTKKPLLLKVAPDLTLEALDQVVALCLKHGLEGLVAVNTTWERPNLRSPLAGEAGGLSGRPLKGRALEMLRHLSGVGGLTLVSVGGVEGPEDVWERLKLGARLVQVYTGFVYGGPLFPRRVLKGLLRLMEAEGITSLGEMVPPKR